The genomic stretch AATTTCTCTTGAGATTCTATCAtaaacattttctaagttaatgaataccatgtgtagattttgttttttcttatgatatttttcaattagttgtctaagaagatgtagccgaccccacctagtggataaagcttggttgttgtctaagaagatatataacttctattgtcgaccttctagacatgaatccaaattgatttttggtCATTGGTcttctttcttaatcttttttctattctcTTTCCTAAAGTTTCATGTTATGcctcattagtttaatatccatatagtttgtataattttgtacgtctcctttgttcttatataagggacctagagtacttatcctctattgatcagatttttttttttttttttttaatatcatgtaaataattttgtaagcacTTCTATACCTTTATCGAAATATCATCTAGTCctacgacttttccattgtgcatcccatttaaagcttgttctacttctgaagtttgaattctacgataaaaatttaaatttttatactaatTTGACCTATATTTGGTCACGTTCAAAAGTgtaaataataaatcacaaattgatttttttatagTTTGGAAGAGGGATAAAAAATTTTGTAAAGATTGTAAGGTCATCCCTGGAAAAATCATAACTACCTAGCATacattagtagtgttggatatattcctcaagtatcaatagaaagaaaatatatatgactcctaaaattaagtggtggaagttaaagaatcagaagtaaaatatatttaaggtttaggtgaccaacttttTGGTTCGAGACTTTATATCTTcatcacaaaatcggctaaggcttgagctttgatggccgatcgaggttgatattgtatgtcgtaTTCACTTAATTTCGTGGTCTACTTGATCAATCTTCCCAATGGTTTGACAAGCACTCAACCCAAGGTGGTGTTAGTTAACACAATTATAGGATGAGAAAGAAAGTAAGAGCGTAACCTCCAATCGGCTAAGACCAGTTCATACGCCAACTTCTCGAGAGTAGTGTAGCGACATTCATTATCTTTTAATAAATGCCTTAAGAAAATGCACAGGTTGTTGTTCATACGTTATAGTCGAACCCTGCAACACTAACTGCTATATCCGAGTTATAGAGATGTAGCGGtctttgccgagacgttacaacCCTGCACTGCGTTCCTTCCGGAGAACAACTTAGCACTGACATTTTAATAGAtccattcattgaacatttgtcaTAGTCTAAATCTTAAATCCTGAACCATAAATCTTAAACCCTCGAGAACATAATACTaggatattttttatatttattttgttttgactTGCAAAGGGAGCAGTCCAAATTCATCTTCAACCATTACCCTTACCACTGGGACAGAAGTGCTGAGGGCTGTCAAGTCCTAATTTCCAATGCTAATAATCACTCGCACCTTTACTACTTCGCATATCTAACTTGACAATTGATATGGCATATTCTGTTAGCCAGTTCAATGATTAGTTTTGTTTCAACAGGTAGAAACTCTTCCATTGTATTACCTTATTTAACATGATTGCTAATCAAATCTCCAAATTACAGGTTGTGAAAGGATTCAAATCAGATGAGAGATGTATGCTACTGAAGTTTGTGACAAGCTGTTCTCGTGCTCCATTACTTGGATTCAAACACCTACAGCCTACCTTTACAATTCACAAGGTATTATGAATTGGGCCTCTGCATTTAATCTCGTACAACTGTCTATTTACCATCTCTATCAAAACTTTAATCTGTTAGGGAAATGCCACTTTTGCCTCTCATACTTTTACTGGGCATCTCTAGGTAAAAAGATATCTTATTTTGTCTTGCCAAATTTCCAATATCCTTTTAGTTTGTGCCTCAACCTCATTAAGTTAACTAGTAGTTAACTTAGAGTGATGCTAATGTTGTTGGTGATGGGGCATTAAATTGATGGTCAAATGATACTATCGTTCTTTTTTAGCAAAGTAATTTTTTCTTAAACTAAgcatatataagaaaatataaaaataattgatTATTATTGAATTATCAAATTATTAGAACTACTAAAAATAGATAGACAACAATTcccttaaattataattttagttAAACCATGTCAtaacttaaaaatagtttttttacaaATAGTCACtaagtttattaaaattttacctaAAGTACAATGTTAGTTATAATATCATTAAATTTATAATAGTTCTTAAATGTTTATTTTCAACCATTAAGGGTCAATTTTCTTGGATCATTAAGTAGGAGAAAGGAAGAGGAGGCAACTAGTCATATTACATTAGCCATGTGCAATGTTTTGACTGATTCCCTCAAGCCTAGAGTTTATCATTCCATTAATGTGGTTCTACAATAGGGCTACATGCCATTAATCCTTAGCTGTTTTAATGGAATTAGGTATAAGGGATAAACAAAGCTGCCAAAGTTTAGCAGACAATTTGCAAAAGCAAAGAAATAGTAAGAGCTTTACATATTGAATTTATTATTGAACAAGATAAGCTTAGATGTAACTAGAGTAATAGCTTTGTACTATGCTTTTATACTTAACCTAGCCAAAACAATTGTGTTCTTGCTCTTCAAAATATTAAGTTATCTCCAAGAAGAGCACAATATTGATGTAAACTGCGAAGAGTTTGCTGGATCAACATTGATATATCTATAGTTTGTAAATGACCATCATCATGGTCTAAAAGATCCTTCTCAGAGCATTTTTGAAATGTCATAGAATTCTTGAGGATGCTTCTCTATGTTCATGATATGAAGCTTCAAGAATTCACCAATCAGACATATGATCGATAAAATGTTAAGCCTAGTGAAGGTGAGGCTGTTTAGCATCTAACTGTTCTCTTATATTTCTTTGGACCTGATAATAATTCTTTTTATCGCGATATCAGTATATAATATTTGAATCTATGGGAATATCAACTAGCTTTACTCTTCACATACCATCCTCCTTGAGCAAGTCAAGTATATACTTCCATTAAGACATTGAGAAACATAGATCTTTCCCCCTAATTGAACAATCTTTATGTTATGAAAGTGTGGCAGGTTGCCAAGATCTTTGAAGTTGACGGTGAAGGTGTGCTTTTGGTGCTGTGATTCTTAGAGAATCATCACTAGCAATGATGATATCATCCAAATCGATAATAAAAAGGACATGTGCCCTAGCGTGATAGGTATAATAAAATATTGAGATTTTTGATACACTTTTCAACATCCCATACTGAAGAACAAAGCTGCGTTTACTATTGCCCTAAGGAGTCGTTTTTTTCAGATTACACACCAAAGCTATCGCTCTTGAGTAACAAACTGTGATATTTGTTGGATATATAATCCTCATATAGATCAGTGTGAGGGAAAACATTTTTATTGTCTAGTTAATGTAATGACCACTAGGATATAGTTGTCAATGTAAGAAAAAGGCAAACCAAAGTAATCTTAGTCATCGTAGACAATGTATTGGGAAGTTTGAAATTGAATACACACTCACAACCAACTATGTATTTGCCAAAGAGGAATTGGCACTCAAGTACCATTAGATGTCATCTTATCAGTCATAGCCTATTGTTATCTTGGATTAAATAGTGTCTAAAAACTTTCTTAGGGATATAATATGAAGCTaaagaagaaatgaagaaaaaatagaCAAGTGAGGAATAAGGATTTGAGATATATCTATTAAGAGGATGTGAAGTAGTGCACTTGTGGAGTACCTTCAAAAAGCAATGTTGAGGTCAATCAAAAGAAGCTAGATTCAGAACTAGTGATGTTGCCAGAAAAGTAGCAGTTCCTAGGAGTAGCAGTAACAAGCTCAGCCCTAGACCTAAGACTAGGGCCCTTAATGTTGCTGGGGTTGGTGTTTAAATAATTACAGAGGAAGACGGTGGTGCAGAAATTCGAGTACGAACAGGAAGATCCTCTATGACGGACTCAATAGTAGATGGTGTGGTAGAGAATAAGGGAGTAAACACAATTGTATAAATAAAGGCAAGTGGAACCTCTGGAGAATGGCATTGTACCTCTTCTACATGTGAAAGCAATCAAGAAAGACAGACTTGACAATTTTGAGGGAGAATTTTTCTTTATCTGGAGACAAGAGAATCAAAACAAGTACACCTAAACACACAAGGTGGAAGTAAAGAATATGACAAGGGAAAATAATTGCAAGGAATTTTGGCTGAAGAATTGAAGAAATTATGTGATTTCTAAGGTATCATGCAGTGAGTACCATATTATCCTAAAATTTAAGAGGAATTCCCATATGAAGTTATAGTGTACAGGCTATCTCAACCATTTATTTTTCCTCTGAGCAGCACTATTTTTTTCTCAAGTAATAGTGTTGCTCAGAGGAACATGAGTGCAAATGACTGACAAACCTTAGTTAACTGATTTAATCATTGGGACATGTTCCATAGCAATCACCTTCAGTTCCTGAATATCCTGAATGGAAATAGAATTTGCAGTAAAGATCATTGAGCAGTTTAGTGATTTAGTTTTACACAGATAGTAATCACAGATAGTAAATTGAAATGTCTATAGACTATAGAGAACAAAAAACAGTGATAAAGATGTAGGAGTTTTCCGACCAACACCCTTACTCATCAAAGTGACCTATCTGCTAGAGTGGCATGAATAGGATGAGATGTTGGTTTGCACAAAGAGAATACCAGACATGCGTAGAGTCTGAAATTTGGAATCTGTGTTCATCTAGTAATCGTTTTGTCCAAGCAGTAGAATTACCTATATGAAACCAATAATGACGCAGAGTGAATATATTTTGAGAGACTTGCCATCTGAGAAAATGTTGATGCACTGCAATTGATACCTAAAGATATAGCAGTGAAGAGCTTGCTATTGCGAATACCATCAATCCATCATGAAGAATTACCTTAGATGAACCTATACCAGTGAAAGTGATAATCTCCACAAATCGACTATCAACACTAGTGGACTGATGGAAGAAGTCTTCTGACGTAGAATCCTGATGGGAATTTTAATCAGAAATATTATGAAGAAATCTGCTTAAGAAACTAGGAGACATGAAGAACCATGAAGATCCCTAGCAGCAGCAGCCCAAGGAACCAAAAAAAAGGTTCTGGACAACTGCTGGGATCAAGTAGAAATATCTGGAATTGCCAACAAACACTGAATCTGAAAGAAAGCTGGGTCGAGCAGTTGCTGGTGTCTGGAGATCTACTGGAAACACCatattctcttttctttctttttatggAAAATGGGAAACACTAGATACTCTAAATCAGATGCACTGGAAACACCAGGAGATGAATTGTGTGTTGAATAATCAGGCGCAAGAAACATTGAGATGAGAATAACTAGGGAAACACTGACATGAGGAGAATTGATTGCTCAAATAAACTCAGGGACCCTGTAGGCCACCATGTCGACAACTCCAGAATGAACACCTCTAGCACTAGGAGAAATCTCTGGCATGATCTGCTGGCGTGGGGAAAGAATGAAGTGGCCCAATCTTCCTGTGCCAATAGGGAGAAAGTCAGGCATTGTGGAAGCTCATGAGGTTAAAAGGTGTAAGAGAAGGTTAGAGAGGATGGAAGGGAGTCTGGAGCTCTAATACCATGATGAAATTTAACTGGGGAAATTATTAGGTTTTTTCCTAGGTTGTCCCTTCTATCATAATGTAAATTACTATTGTTCATTTTACATTTAAGTCCTCTTAGGTTGGTAAATTTACAATCAAGCTGTATTCTATTTGCAAGTTAATCGTCAACGGTCTGTGATAAAATTAGATGGAGCGGGGAAGTTCATGTAGTTGATGCCAAATAGTTAGGACAACTGTAGATTGATGATGGCGATGATTTGAGCCTTTACTTCTTGGGTCTCTTGTTTGGCTGAAATGATAAACTTGCACTTGTAGCTTAAATTTGTGGTTAAGGAGATGAATATATGTGCAAAAATAATTATATTCTAACAACTATGCCAATGATGTGATTGATGGTTACTACATGGAAGTTAAATATAATAGTTGCACTGGACAATTTTTGAAGTCACAGTTATTAATATCGTTTCCTCAAAATTTGTTCATTGAATTTATTTGTGGAGGTTGCCTGTGATATACCTCTATGGGCTACACTAGGCGGACAAGATGTAGAACGACTTCCCTCCGCTTCCACCTGCTACAATACACTAAAGGTAAGACTTATCTTCGATAAGTTCCTATTTAATGATACCTCCTAGCTAAATGATAATTGGAGTATTAATGTGATTGTGGCAGCTTCCAACATATAAACGGTCAAGTACTTTAAGGAACAAGCTACTTTATGCCATCAGTTCAAACACCGGATTTGAACTTTCTTGAGTGTACATTTTCCATTTTCTGTTGCTTCTGTATCATTCTCCAACACCTATTCTGCGAGTGAAATATGTACATAGCAATATTGTATTCTGACAAGGTATAGTGATCAATTTGACCACAGCTGCTGTAATATAATTTATGGATAAACTTGTTGCTGAGCATGCATATTGTAGATAACAGTCTCATCTCTTGTGCTCATGGCTTTCTTTCAGTTTTTCATTCACCACACAATATTGATGGAACCTGGTTGTTGTACTTGGGACGAACCACATCAGAAGGTATGTTTTACCTTGGTTCGTTATTGTTTTGAGATTGACAGTACTTGGGTTTAAAGTAGATCCAACTTAATTTGAAAAGAAAGACATGAAAAGACAGTCATCTTTAAGTTGTGAGACCCTTATCATCTGGCTCAGTCAGTATTAAAACCCTTGGCCTCCTGCTTGAGGCCACTCTGACACTGTTGATGCTGACATTTTAAGAAACCAGTAGTAGAATTTCTCCAAATAAATAAGTGTTTGAATTCACCTTGTTTGCTAATTTTACCCATAAGTTGTGCAGAGTATAttacaaattatttaatataatttatcataTGCAATTGTTTTAAGATCCATCAAGGATGGTATATCTTTGGATTATGATAAGCATGCAAGTGCATTAATTAAGATGTTTCATATCATTAGTCTTATTATTGTgtctatatatattttatatactaagattattatttttatttcacctAAATTCAACATCTAATTATCATCTTAACCTTTTTAATGTAGCATTAAAAATCATCTTAACATATATTGGTCCTTGGATGCACATATTAAGCGAAGTACATATACATGTATGCAGAATCTTGGACATCTATTTGGATTTGCTATCATTACATATATCGGTTCTTGGACATCTACTCGGATCTGACTCATCGACAAACATGAGTAGATGCCCTTGGCCAACATCattcaaaagaaaaaaatggcTAGGATAGTTTGGCAGAGCTATTTCCAATCAGGAACCTTCACCTTATGGATGATGACATACTGAAAGCTTCCTACTTGAGATAGGCCGGATTACCTTGAGGATTGATGATCCACCTTTTGTAGACGTtggagcatgttctttgatgtgcGCCGACCAACCAATTATGAAGAAGGACTAGATGGTGTGATAGGAGATGCCCACTTACTGATGAATGGTGCGATACATCTGACACCTGTACCGGGGGACTACCAGCTTGATCAGAGTTTGTCACCTTATTCATCTTGGTTGACGGACAAGGAATTGTAGTATCTTCGAGAGTGTACACTTTGATAACTTGGTGGTATTCAAGAAGCTACAAATATATGATGCTTCATCATACTTGAATAGCTATCCTTTGGCAACATTATCGCTTTTGGTTCCATGTATACATTTTACCTTTCCATAAAAAAAGCAAAACTATTGGAATTACATCTCTTCCTAGAATATTAAAATCGATCTCCATCACCGTTCTTTTCGCGGAGTTGTCCTCTTCCGTCCCTTCTTGGCGGCTTCTATATCGTCGATTGACTTGTTTATTTTCAAATAAAGTTATCAATCTCCGAAAGCTGATGGGATATGATGAAGCTTTCGACAGTTGGGACTGTAGCAAGGCAGCTGATTGCAGagatatcaaaataaaataaaaaattgattaaaattagtCTCTTTAATTTATGTGATCCACATTACATTCATTTAGTTTTCCCATCTCCACCAGTGCAATTAATACCATCAATTATTGGTTTTAAAACCGGCGGAAGTTGTTTATCATCTCCACCACATGCAAATATTAATATCATATGCAAATATTAATATCATTTATTGATGCATTGGTGTTTGTTATAATACATTTTAGGATCAACTTTTAATGTGCGAAAATAGCCTTCTCCGTGCAAAGGAATGAAGTTTTCCTCTATAATAGTTATGGACTAGATTAAAACTATTGTATATTCAAGTATTTTAATCAGGAGTTGGACTAGATTAAAACTATTGTATATTCAAGTGATTGTTATTGTATATTCAAGTGATTGTTATTCCTCCATCTCGTAGATAGTATAGCTTCATCACTTGCTTTTCTTCCGTGATCCATGTGAATGTTAGAACATATTAATGCAACTTAATTTACTACTAAAATAACAAAGTAATTTTGTCACCTGAGTACTAACTCAGATACACTATGGGAGCTACTACTACCGAAACACAAGTTTACAAGACGGATAAAGCCGAGGAGAAGTTATAGATTCCTAATTATTTCCTTttcgatattttattttatactttTGGAATTATATAGGTGTTTTAGAATCATATTTGAAGGCAAcggaaaataattaaaatgaaatataAAGTAAGGAAAGGGATAGAAATAAAGTTAAATAATTATCTAGTTATAATAAGAATATtggaaatataattttaattaaatattattaatgtAAAGTATGGTCCAAATTCGTCGTGTTTGGAAAACCACTATTTTTGTCAAAtttttaatagaaaaaaaaaactgattGGCGAAATGTTTGGAAACAAAATGGAGAAATTACAGGGCAAAACTAAAAATGTTGCAAGGAAACATCTGCATTTGGAAATGTTTTACGAAAGAAAGAGGATTCTAATTTATAATTTGTCTTTTTAAGAAAAATGCCTAAATTGGTGTAGTTTTGCGcgcttagttttgaaaaaaaaggagaaaaaaaggaaagtttaaataataataatacagaagcgataaaaataaaaggaaaaggagagagagaaagagagagagatagTCAGATAGAGTGAGACGACTTCGGCCAACACATCACATGGCGAATGGAAATGGCAGCATGATCGCCAAATCTTGGAGTCTCGGTAGGTCGGAGGGGGAAATCCTTTATAATTCCGGGTTGCCTTGAGCTCAAAAACCCTAAAAGAATAGAGCAAATGGCGTGGCAAATTTGGAATCGGCTTCATTAGAAGAAGGATACTTCGATTCTTTCTGACTCTCCTCCACATTGCTGAGATCCCCTACCTTCCGATCTATTGTTCCGTTGATTTGAGTGTCGGAGGTATCTTTACTTGTAAACTCTTCTGGAACTCTTCGTGAAGTCGTTGCAGATTTGTTCTGTGAAACAGCACAGTGCAAAATTATTTGACTCTATTTTCCACGATTCGACCATTCACTAGTTCAAaaccacttttttttttctttgtttccttttggtGTAGAATTAAGAAATCTTTATCGTTGGTGTTTAGGGAGGGATTTGTATTAGTTTCTAGTTGAAATTATATGCtgaatttttggaaaattatttCTGCAGTCGTTTTCATCTGTAACTATTGATTTGACTTGTTCTGTACTGGCTTACATATCTTGACTTTGTTTTTCTGTATGGTCATAGTTTTCAGTTGCGTTTAAGAACTGGTGCATGTACATCTTATTTGACCTATAAAATTAATAAgaacatatttatttatttattttatctttttttttatgctCAGAAAATGACTAGGGctaacatctgattccaaaatAATTTATCTTCATTCTGGTCGTAACAGCCATAGGCCTCTAGAAGTTCATTAAAAAGTTCTGAAATACTTTGCAAATGAGAATTGTTGAAACTATGAAGATATTCTGCGTACATTAGTCCCATGTAGACAAGTATGCGGTTCCATTAAGTCTCTATGATAAGAGGACGCCTGCTTTCTAAAATTAACTAGTTATTTGGGATGGAATATGCTCCACTTCAATTCAAGAACAATTTAATGCAATTCTCATGGATATAATTGGTTTTTGCCTTCTATAATGTTAATGATCTTTGTTTTGGGATTGCCTTGCATTAAGTTGATCAGTTCTGAATTGAGAGTTGGTAAGGCAATTTGTGTTGCTGAATGTCATGGATCTGATGACTATCCTAACCTATGGTTCATCTAACTATAGTCAATATCTATCTCAATTTTAATGTACCATTTTTGATTGATTGTATATGATTTCCATTTGCTCTACAAAAGCTTTAGCTGATTACATGATGGGGAAATTTGTTTTTAACATCAGTAAAGTATCCTtgcaattaattttattttcaagatTATTAGTCATTTTTTTGTAGGTAAGTGCTGATATATGCTTTGAGCTGAATTCATCTTTGACTGGGCTTATGAGTTGCTCTTGCTTAGTTAAGTAATTTTGGTGCACGAATGGCGGAAACTTGTGttggtccaagtgaacttcatttGAAGAAGGAGCTTACTGCCCTGCAAAGGGCTCGGTTCTTACGTGACCCTGAAACATGTTCTTCTTGGAAGTCTCCTGTTAGCTCTAGATCATATATTGCTACTTCCAATTTAAACTCTAGAATTCAAATAGTAAGTGGTATAAATAGAAAAAACAGTAAAGGTTTTGAAGAAAAGAGTAACAAGGTATATCTTTATAATTGGAAGCATCCGTCTAGTAAATGCATTGGTGGTGGAGTAAAAGTTGAAGAAAATCAACTATCAGTTATGGAATCTTCAGAAGACAACTTAAGTAATCATCATCTTTTGGATTCTTTTGGTGATTCATATCCTGAAGTTCCTGCAAGCATATATAAACTCCCAGGCACAGATTCAGAAACTCTAAATAGTAGAATTGATATAACCTCAAGAAGTTCCAAAGCAAAAAAAGGCAGGGTTAATCATGCAGCAATCTCAACTTTACTAGATACAGGGAACTCAGGTGAGAAATCTGATGATACTGACAACTACAAGTCCAAAGATTTACAATTGAACCATGAGCTATCCCAAAGGAGTGATTGCCCATCTCACTCTGCTTCGCCATTATTCAGTGATTCTGGTTATGGTACTGTGTCTTGTTCCTCCAAAATCTTTAGAATGATGCAAAGGCAAGGATCTTCATCATGTACTCCAGCGTCAACCAACTCTTACTACAAATTTGGTGCTCAAAATTCTAGCATGGCTGATCCTTGTGAAGGCACAGTTGCTTCTTTTGATGGGGATGAACTGGATCATCCAGATTTGCCTAATGGTCAAGGGTGTGGCATGAGTTGCTACTGGTCAAAAAGAACTAAATACAGAGGAACTGGAAGCCTTAATTCTCCTTCACTGTCAGACACTTTAAAAAGAAAAGGCAGTAGCATTCTATATAGAAGCCATTCATTGTATAATAAGAGATCCTCCAGTTATAGAAAGCCAAAGCCTACATCAAAATGTTCTCAAGGtttacctttattaaataatAGCTGTGATGGTGGTAGTTCCTCCTTAGATACATCTAGTGATAAGTTGTCAACTAACATTGGGGAGCTTGATTTAGAGGCTGTAAGCCGATTAGATGGAAGGCGATGGTCTACCTGTAAAAGCCAAGATATGCCAGAACTGACCAGAGTCACCCGACTTGCAGAACCTGACTTGCTGATTGAAGAGAAGAGAAGCTTAAGTCATAAGTACGAGCCAAGATCCTTTGATGAAATTATAGGCCAAAACATTGTCATTCAGTCGCTTAGCAATGCCATTTTAAGGGGGAGAAGAATAGCTCCTGCCTATCTATTTCAGGGTCCTCGTGGAACAGGAAAAACTTCAGTCGCAAGAGTATTTACAGCAGCTTTGAATTGTTTGTCTAATGAAGAAAAGAAACCATGTTGGTTATGTTGGGAGTGCATTGCCTTTTCCAGCAGAAACAGAACAACTATGGTTGAAGTGAATGCGACAAGTAAGAAGGGCCTAGATAAACTTAGACATTCTTTGAAAAATCTCACATTATCTATGCCAACTTCTCGATATAAGGTCTTCATTATTGATGATTGCCACATCATTTCTCAAAAGATTTGGTCTTTGTTTATGAAGTATCTTGATGAACCAATACCTCGTGTAGTCTTCATATTTATCACAAGTGACCCAGCTAATTTGCCTCACTCTGCTATATCCAGATGTCAAaagtacaatttttcaaaagccaA from Zingiber officinale cultivar Zhangliang chromosome 5B, Zo_v1.1, whole genome shotgun sequence encodes the following:
- the LOC121984193 gene encoding protein STICHEL-like, with the protein product MAETCVGPSELHLKKELTALQRARFLRDPETCSSWKSPVSSRSYIATSNLNSRIQIVSGINRKNSKGFEEKSNKVYLYNWKHPSSKCIGGGVKVEENQLSVMESSEDNLSNHHLLDSFGDSYPEVPASIYKLPGTDSETLNSRIDITSRSSKAKKGRVNHAAISTLLDTGNSGEKSDDTDNYKSKDLQLNHELSQRSDCPSHSASPLFSDSGYGTVSCSSKIFRMMQRQGSSSCTPASTNSYYKFGAQNSSMADPCEGTVASFDGDELDHPDLPNGQGCGMSCYWSKRTKYRGTGSLNSPSLSDTLKRKGSSILYRSHSLYNKRSSSYRKPKPTSKCSQGLPLLNNSCDGGSSSLDTSSDKLSTNIGELDLEAVSRLDGRRWSTCKSQDMPELTRVTRLAEPDLLIEEKRSLSHKYEPRSFDEIIGQNIVIQSLSNAILRGRRIAPAYLFQGPRGTGKTSVARVFTAALNCLSNEEKKPCWLCWECIAFSSRNRTTMVEVNATSKKGLDKLRHSLKNLTLSMPTSRYKVFIIDDCHIISQKIWSLFMKYLDEPIPRVVFIFITSDPANLPHSAISRCQKYNFSKAKEVDIIRRLRSISEQEHLDVDSDAIDLIALNSNGSPRDAESMLEQLSLLGKRITTTLVNDLVGVVSDDKLLDLLEIAMSSDNAETVKRSRELLDSGVDPIALMSQLAGLIVDIIAGTYELTSLQIHDTALGKRSLTEAELDRLKQALKILSDAERQLRHSCERSTWFTAALLQLGASQYLENTQSCNNSKQSTRCSDGMVSGTVYNSRFCKDRRSIDNSLIDNIQANSPTIAKVYTCATQDELGLVWRRCIDHCHSRTLRQLLHNHGRLVSITENEGTLVVLILFENDKIKTRAERFLSSITNSFEIVLAENVKVRMGLLPKNVIDAFSESPTGNSTQKACSNKVELGTLRGPSNKGRLIGTSYLSANTMNHSDVMQQAAEKLETTEGFLVPTEGKYRSTQRSQKAIMDEQRLESAWLQAAEKYTPKYINQLKPENNQVWPPQNSVTYQNDIQTLIALEATSKNRIDELDHEIQALKICETEDCHNEQTKGANQYPFSPSLLHQGNQDYKSGPGCNGFLCWKTRKNNSKKVKQGVPDKSKKINGCLSLFGQCGELNLIQNKTA